A DNA window from Hydra vulgaris chromosome 13, alternate assembly HydraT2T_AEP contains the following coding sequences:
- the LOC136090089 gene encoding uncharacterized protein LOC136090089, producing the protein MANKRNKVRNLKRKYQGNRYSRKAKEVIECSRKSETTSASKLKNNFSAETTCDSEVDNFFFICNFRIIKNILEQYSICSECNSKLTFLHNKSVRMGFSIGITIQCSNCDFESTFYSSPYINQSSKPGSNPYEINLRAVMAFREIGRSNEAMSTFTAIMNMPPPLSNHSYDLTNNKLHKVYKEISSHSMKAAVSELREIINANASDDEIIDCGISIDGTWQRRGYSSLNGVVAGLSHENKKVIDVFSLSKFCMQCEVHKRINNPIDFECWKATHNCQVNHFGTAGSMEAAGAREIFHSSIQKYNLRYTKYLGDGDSSSFTNVVKSKPYGDCIIEKLECIGHYQKRVGSRLRQKIKDFKGRLLSDGLKISGKGRLTNKSINTMQNFVGMAIRQNKNNLLCMRNSVIAVLYHCTNFPYEVTRHQFCLKGKNSWCKWQSDKVTGKTSYKQKINLPVAVMEEIKPIFQELSNPEMLRKCLHGMTQNCNESFNGFIWQRCPKATFTARKILEIAVYSSILNYNDGFTSLRYVFKMLGFPGGIYFEKGAFKKDKKRLSSMSRKSTDINKKRRKHLRSIKKGYLDIEKENDDGNFYTSGSF; encoded by the coding sequence ATGgcaaacaaaagaaataaagttagaaatttaaagagaaaatatCAAGGAAATAGATATTCAAGGAAAGCAAAGGAAGTAATTGAATGTAGCAGGAAATCAGAAACAACAAGCGCATCAAAGCTTAAGAATAACTTTAGTGCTGAAACAACTTGTGATTCTGAAGtcgacaattttttctttatatgtaactttagaattattaaaaatatattggaaCAGTATTCAATATGCAGTGAGTGTAATAGCAAGCTAacttttttgcataataaatcTGTACGTATGGGATTTTCTATTGGAATTACTATACAATGTTCAAACTGTGACTTTGAAAGTACATTTTATTCATCTCCGTATATAAATCAAAGTTCAAAACCTGGTTCAAACccatatgaaataaatttacgTGCTGTTATGGCATTTCGTGAAATTGGACGTAGTAACGAAGCTATGTCTACTTTTACTGCTATAATGAATATGCCTCCACCTCTTTCGAATCACAGTTATGACcttacaaacaataaattacataaagttTATAAGGAAATTAGTTCTCATAGTATGAAAGCTGCTGTATCAGAACTAAGagaaataataaatgcaaatgCTTCTGATGATGAAATTATTGACTGTGGCATATCAATAGACGGAACATGGCAACGTCGTGGATACTCTTCCCTAAATGGTGTTGTTGCTGGTCTTtcacatgaaaataaaaaggtgattgatgttttttctttatctaagTTTTGCATGCAGTGTGAAGTGCATAAAAGAATAAACAATCCTATTGATTTTGAATGTTGGAAAGCTACACACAATTGCCAGGTTAATCATTTTGGCACAGCAGGGTCAATGGAAGCTGCTGGAGCTCGAGAAATATTTCATTCgtcaatacaaaaatataatttaaggtATACTAAGTACCTTGGAGATGGTGACTCAAGTTCTTTTACTAATGTTGTTAAAAGTAAACCATATGGTGATTGTATTATCGAAAAGCTGGAATGTATTGGCCATTATCAGAAAAGAGTAGGCTCTCGTTTGcgtcaaaaaattaaagattttaaaggcAGGTTGTTAAGCGACGGtttaaaaatatctggaaaagGAAGATTAACCAATAAATCTATTAACACAATGCAGAACTTTGTTGGAATGGCtataagacaaaataaaaataacctacTGTGTATGAGAAATTCTGTAATAGCTGTACTTTACCATTGTACAAATTTTCCTTATGAAGTTACTCGtcatcaattttgtttaaaagggaaaaaCAGCTGGTGCAAATGGCAATCAGATAAAGTTACAGGTAAAACaagctataaacaaaaaattaacttaccaGTGGCAGTTATGGAGGAAATTAAACCTATTTTTCAAGAATTGTCAAACCCTGAAATGCTAAGAAAGTGTTTACATGGAATGACACAAAACTGCAATGAGTCATTTAATGGTTTCATATGGCAGCGATGCCCTAAAGCTACTTTTACTGCAAGAAAAATTCTTGAAATAGCTGTTTAttcttctattttaaattataatgacGGATTTACTTCCTTAaggtatgtttttaaaatgcttgGTTTTCCTGGAGGTATTTATTTCGAAAAAGGAgctttcaaaaaagataaaaagcgACTATCAAGTATGTCAAGAAAATCAactgatattaataaaaaacgaaGAAAACATTTAAGATCGATAAAAAAAGGCTATTTAGACATTGAGAAGGAGAATGATGATGGAAACTTTTATACTAGTGGCAGTTTTTAG